From Peromyscus maniculatus bairdii isolate BWxNUB_F1_BW_parent chromosome 8, HU_Pman_BW_mat_3.1, whole genome shotgun sequence, a single genomic window includes:
- the Scarf1 gene encoding scavenger receptor class F member 1 isoform X1, translated as MLASSGKALGGSREGVGRCGDQIKPDPPTALVAMGLGLVVPLLLLWTQGTQGSTLDPAGQHVCRGDSPSELQCCPGWRQKDRECTIPICEGPDACRKDEVCVKPGLCRCKPGFFGAQCSSRCPGQYWGPDCRETCPCHPNGQCEPYTGVCQCKPNYWGGRCEFPCNCGPHGRCDPKTGACHCDAGWWSSACNRPCQCNPVARCNQDNGACLCPPGWWGRRCSFKCRCHNSPCNQDSGYCSCLQGWWGPECNQRCQCVRGQCSVTSGHCSCPPGFHGARCELPCSPGRYGEQCRESCGHCKPNATCSPVTGNCESCKPGWNGTQCKQPCPPGTFGERCQEQCPRCSLGEPCDAETGYCRRCDPGWLGHRCENRCPLGSFGEGCSSVCPDCVQGTCDAVTGECVCSAGYWGTSCNSSCPSGFHGNNCSIPCQCPEGLCHPVSGACQLGRHGKNALIAGILVPLLLLLLGIIGCVYCYSANRLDPKDRPERTGAPLFRMKQQVWGALTSLGSALSCGSLSNYKLPWVTVSHHDPEVPFNHSFIEPPSAGWASDDSFSSDPDSGEEDEGHANFMPPREEMVSVAPKESPTASLPGGPFPAPEDASTPFPIPRTSSLARAKRPSVSFAEGTKFTSQNGRGSGDLSSPIRKPKRLSRGAQSRPEGQEAEELAGLEQANTEEDAPTATSPREATTSHHQLPPSNQTVADCVETTSSSIQEGSGSVATIYMLAGSPQKPEGSVWSVIRRLGNNQKDQKAPKVKSAIAKPLRRSPGRNLGSPGLSQSSGSAPDAMLSGTIEYTKVRPEEASRGPGDGTESLETVQEPVSENSSLGQGSQRQAKEKEPEEPLYENVALRSVPPKH; from the exons ATGCTGGCTTCCTCAGGAAAAGCCTTGGGAGGAAGCCGGGAGGGGGTTGGGCGCTGTGGGGACCAGATCAAACCGGACCCTCCTACTGCACTGGTCGCCATGGGACTAGGGTTGGTAGTCCCACTGCTGCTGCTCTGGACTCAGGGGACACAGGGATCCACACTAGACCCAGCCGGTCAGCACGTCTGTAGAGGCGACAG CCCCTCCGAGCTCCAGTGCTGTCCAggctggaggcagaaagatcggGAATGCACCATCC CCATCTGTGAGGGGCCCGATGCCTGCAGGAAAGACGAGGTGTGCGTGAAGCCAGGTCTCTGCCGATGTAAACCTGGATTCTTCGGAGCCCAATGCAGCTCCC GCTGCCCAGGCCAGTACTGGGGCCCTGACTGCCGGGAGACCTGCCCTTGCCATCCCAATGGCCAGTGTGAGCCGTACACTGGTGTGTGCCAATGCAAGCCTAACTACTGGGGTGGTCGCTGTGAATTCCCCTGCAACTGCGGCCCCCACGGACGGTGCGACCCAAAGACAGGCGCGTGCCACTGCGATGCCGGCTGGTGGTCGTCCGCATGTAACCGTCCTTGCCAATGCAACCCAGTAGCGCGCTGTAACCAGGACAACGGAGCCTGCCTGTGCCCGCCTGGCTGGTGGGGCCGCCGCTGCAGCTTCAAGTGCAGATGTCACAACTCGCCCTGTAATCAGGACTCTGGCTACTGCAGCTGCCTGCAGGGCTGGTGGGGTCCTGAGTGTAACCAGAGGTGCCAGTGTGTGCGAGGCCAGTGCAGCGTTACTTCCGGCCACTGCTCCTGCCCTCCTGGCTTCCACGGAGCCCGCTGTGAGCTGCCCTGCAGCCCTGGCCGCTACGGAGAACAGTGCAGAGAAAG CTGTGGCCACTGCAAGCCGAATGCCACGTGTTCTCCAGTCACGGGCAATTGTGAGTCGTGCAAGCCGGGCTGGAACGGGACACAGTGCAAGCAGCCGTGCCCTCCCGGCACCTTTGGTGAGAGGTGCCAGGAGCAGTGCCCGCGCTGCTCGCTTGGAGAGCCCTGTGATGCAGAGACCGGGTACTGCCGGCGCTGTGACCCTGGTTGGCTAGGGCACAG ATGTGAGAACCGGTGTCCCCTGGGTTCCTTCGGGGAGGGCTGCAGCTCTGTGTGCCCGGACTGTGTTCAGGGGACCTGCGATGCGGTGACAGGGGAGTGTGTCTGCAGTGCTGGCTACTGGGGGACCAG CTGCAATAGTTCCTGCCCATCTGGCTTCCATGGAAACAACTGCTCTATCCCCTGCCAATGTCCAGAGGGGCTCTGCCACCCTGTGTCTGGGGCTTGCCAGTTGG GCCGTCATGGTAAAAACGCCCTCATTGCGGGCATCCTGGTAcctctgctgctcctcctcctgggtATCATCGGCTGTGTCTACTGCTACTCAGCTAACCGACTGGACCCCAAGGACAG GCCAGAGAGAACTGGAGCTCCCTTGTTCAGAATGAAGCAGCAGGTGTGGGGGGCCCTCACCAGCCTGGGCTCCGCGCTGTCCTGTGGCTCTCTCAGTAACTACAAGCTACCCTGGGTGACAG TTTCTCACCACGACCCGGAAGTCCCCTTCAACCACAGCTTCATCGAGCCGCCCTCTGCCGGCTGGGCCTCTGATGACTCCTTCTCCTCTGATCCTGACTCCGGAGAAGAAGACGAAGGTCACGCCAACTTCATGCCGCCTCGAGAAG AAATGGTCTCTGTGGCCCCAAAAGAGTCGCCAACGGCCAGCCTTCCTGGAGGCCCCTTCCCTGCCCCTGAGGATGCTTCCACACCATTCCCCATCCCTCGCACCTCCAGCCTGGCTCGGGCCAAGAGGCCATCCGTCTCCTTTGCTGAAGGTACTAAGTTTACGTCACAGAATGGCCGAGGCTCTGgggatctctccagccccatccgaAAACCCAAGAGACTCTCCAGAGGTGCTCAGTCACGTCCTGAAGGGCAGGAGGCCGAGGAGCTTGCAGGCCTAGAGCAAGCAAATACAGAGGAGGATGCTCCTACTGCCACAAGCCCCAGAGAGGCCACCACTAGTCACCACCAACTCCCACCTAGTAACCAGACAGTGGCCGACTGTGTGGaaaccaccagcagcagcatccaGGAGGGCTCAGGCTCTGTGGCCACGATCTACATGCTGGCAGGGTCACCCCAGAAACCCGAGGGCTCTGTCTGGTCTGTCATCCGTCGCTTGGGAAACAACCAGAAAGATCAGAAGGCACCCAAGGTCAAGAGTGCCATCGCTAAGCCTTTACGCCGATCTCCGGGTCGGAACCTGGGCAGCCCTGGGCTCTCCCAGAGCTCTGGCTCAGCTCCAGATGCCATGCTCTCTGGAACCATAGAGTATACCAAGGTTAGGCCAGAGGAAGCATCCAGAGGTCCGGGAGATGGTACTGAGAGCTTAGAGACCGTCCAGGAGCCAGTCTCGGAGAACAGCTCCCTGGGACAGGGTTCCCAGAGGCAGGCCAAAGAGAAGGAGCCGGAGGAGCCCCTCTATGAGAATGTTGCACTcaggtctgtgccaccaaagCACTGA
- the Rilp gene encoding rab-interacting lysosomal protein → MESRRAAPGPPSQGSAVGAGSAAELVYHLAGALGTELQELARRFGPDAAAGLVPLVVRALELLEKAAVGPAPDSLQVSAQQAELELRRLREENQRLRRELGSGPQEERALLRQLKEVTDRQRDELRAHSRDLMRRSQETEALQEQLQRLLLVNSELRHKLAAVQTQLRAAQDRERERQIAQDGSSQLAEEQRLKPEAATPDDRVDTQQRPEHPPEAVQCGFSREELQQILQERNELKANVFLLKEELAYFQRELLTDHRVPGLLLEAMKVAVKRQRKKIKAKMLGTPEEAESSDDEDDSWLLLSNDKDDAPLVPGSRIQNFFGLWYRGETEAPETETSNTAPSRLQEGEETPQQPHMEPVGSLPAPNS, encoded by the exons ATGGAGTCCAGGAGAGCAGCGCCCGGGCCACCCAGCCAGGGCTCAGCTGTGGGCGCGGGGTCAGCCGCTGAGCTCGTGTACCATCTAGCGGGGGCCCTGGGCACTGAGCTGCAGGAGCTGGCACGCCGGTTCGGGCCCGACGCAGCGGCTGGGCTGGTGCCACTAGTGGTGCGGGCGCTGGAGCTCTTGGAAAAGGCCGCCGTGGGGCCGGCGCCGGACTCG CTGCAGGTGTCCGCGCAGCAGGCTGAACTGGAGCTGCGGCGGCTGCGCGAGGAGAACCAGCGTCTCCGCCGGGAGCTGGGCTCAGGGCCGCAGG AGGAGCGCGCGCTGCTGCGACAGCTCAAGGAAGTGACGGACCGACAGAGGGACGAGCTTCGGGCACACAGCCGAGATCTAATGCGCCGGAGCCAAGAGACCGAGGCG CTGCAGGAGCAGCTGCAGCGCCTCCTGCTGGTCAACTCGGAGCTGCGGCACAAGCTGGCCGCAGTGCAGACCCAACTCAGGGCAGCGCAGGACCGGGAGAGGGAACGCCAAATAGCTCAGGATGGCTCCAGCCAGCTGGCGGAAGAACAGAGGCTGAAGCCTGAAGCGGCAACCCCAGATGACCGG GTGGATACCCAGCAGCGGCCAGAGCACCCTCCAGAGGCCGTTCAATGTGGCTTCAGCCGGGAGGAGCTTCAGCAGATCCTTCAGGAGCGGAATGAGCTCAAAGCCAACGTATTCTTGCTCAAGGAGGAATTGGCCTACTTCCAGCG AGAGCTGCTCACGGATCACCGGGTCCCTGGGCTTCTCCTTGAAGCCATGAAGGTGGCAGTCAAGAGACAGCGGAAGAAGATCAAGGCCAAGATGTTAGGGAcaccagaggaagcagagagcag TGATGATGAGGATGACTCGTGGCTTCTGCTCTCCAATGACAAGGATGATGCTCCTCTAGTTCCTGGATCCAGAATACAGAATTT CTTTGGCTTATGGTATCGGGGTGAAACTGAGGCCCCTGAAACTGAGACCAGCAACACAGCTCCCAGCAGGctacaggaaggagaagagaccCCACAGCAACCCCACATGGAACCCGTGGGCAGCCTTCCAGCCCCCAACTCCTGA
- the Scarf1 gene encoding scavenger receptor class F member 1 isoform X2, which translates to MLASSGKALGGSREGVGRCGDQIKPDPPTALVAMGLGLVVPLLLLWTQGTQGSTLDPAGQHVCRGDSPSELQCCPGWRQKDRECTIPICEGPDACRKDEVCVKPGLCRCKPGFFGAQCSSRCPGQYWGPDCRETCPCHPNGQCEPYTGVCQCKPNYWGGRCEFPCNCGPHGRCDPKTGACHCDAGWWSSACNRPCQCNPVARCNQDNGACLCPPGWWGRRCSFKCRCHNSPCNQDSGYCSCLQGWWGPECNQRCQCVRGQCSVTSGHCSCPPGFHGARCELPCSPGRYGEQCRESCGHCKPNATCSPVTGNCESCKPGWNGTQCKQPCPPGTFGERCQEQCPRCSLGEPCDAETGYCRRCDPGWLGHRCENRCPLGSFGEGCSSVCPDCVQGTCDAVTGECVCSAGYWGTSCNSSCPSGFHGNNCSIPCQCPEGLCHPVSGACQLGRHGKNALIAGILVPLLLLLLGIIGCVYCYSANRLDPKDRPERTGAPLFRMKQQVWGALTSLGSALSCGSLSNYKLPWVTASSSRPLPAGPLMTPSPLILTPEKKTKVTPTSCRLEKKWSLWPQKSRQRPAFLEAPSLPLRMLPHHSPSLAPPAWLGPRGHPSPLLKVLSLRHRMAEALGISPAPSENPRDSPEVLSHVLKGRRPRSLQA; encoded by the exons ATGCTGGCTTCCTCAGGAAAAGCCTTGGGAGGAAGCCGGGAGGGGGTTGGGCGCTGTGGGGACCAGATCAAACCGGACCCTCCTACTGCACTGGTCGCCATGGGACTAGGGTTGGTAGTCCCACTGCTGCTGCTCTGGACTCAGGGGACACAGGGATCCACACTAGACCCAGCCGGTCAGCACGTCTGTAGAGGCGACAG CCCCTCCGAGCTCCAGTGCTGTCCAggctggaggcagaaagatcggGAATGCACCATCC CCATCTGTGAGGGGCCCGATGCCTGCAGGAAAGACGAGGTGTGCGTGAAGCCAGGTCTCTGCCGATGTAAACCTGGATTCTTCGGAGCCCAATGCAGCTCCC GCTGCCCAGGCCAGTACTGGGGCCCTGACTGCCGGGAGACCTGCCCTTGCCATCCCAATGGCCAGTGTGAGCCGTACACTGGTGTGTGCCAATGCAAGCCTAACTACTGGGGTGGTCGCTGTGAATTCCCCTGCAACTGCGGCCCCCACGGACGGTGCGACCCAAAGACAGGCGCGTGCCACTGCGATGCCGGCTGGTGGTCGTCCGCATGTAACCGTCCTTGCCAATGCAACCCAGTAGCGCGCTGTAACCAGGACAACGGAGCCTGCCTGTGCCCGCCTGGCTGGTGGGGCCGCCGCTGCAGCTTCAAGTGCAGATGTCACAACTCGCCCTGTAATCAGGACTCTGGCTACTGCAGCTGCCTGCAGGGCTGGTGGGGTCCTGAGTGTAACCAGAGGTGCCAGTGTGTGCGAGGCCAGTGCAGCGTTACTTCCGGCCACTGCTCCTGCCCTCCTGGCTTCCACGGAGCCCGCTGTGAGCTGCCCTGCAGCCCTGGCCGCTACGGAGAACAGTGCAGAGAAAG CTGTGGCCACTGCAAGCCGAATGCCACGTGTTCTCCAGTCACGGGCAATTGTGAGTCGTGCAAGCCGGGCTGGAACGGGACACAGTGCAAGCAGCCGTGCCCTCCCGGCACCTTTGGTGAGAGGTGCCAGGAGCAGTGCCCGCGCTGCTCGCTTGGAGAGCCCTGTGATGCAGAGACCGGGTACTGCCGGCGCTGTGACCCTGGTTGGCTAGGGCACAG ATGTGAGAACCGGTGTCCCCTGGGTTCCTTCGGGGAGGGCTGCAGCTCTGTGTGCCCGGACTGTGTTCAGGGGACCTGCGATGCGGTGACAGGGGAGTGTGTCTGCAGTGCTGGCTACTGGGGGACCAG CTGCAATAGTTCCTGCCCATCTGGCTTCCATGGAAACAACTGCTCTATCCCCTGCCAATGTCCAGAGGGGCTCTGCCACCCTGTGTCTGGGGCTTGCCAGTTGG GCCGTCATGGTAAAAACGCCCTCATTGCGGGCATCCTGGTAcctctgctgctcctcctcctgggtATCATCGGCTGTGTCTACTGCTACTCAGCTAACCGACTGGACCCCAAGGACAG GCCAGAGAGAACTGGAGCTCCCTTGTTCAGAATGAAGCAGCAGGTGTGGGGGGCCCTCACCAGCCTGGGCTCCGCGCTGTCCTGTGGCTCTCTCAGTAACTACAAGCTACCCTGGGTGACAG CTTCATCGAGCCGCCCTCTGCCGGCTGGGCCTCTGATGACTCCTTCTCCTCTGATCCTGACTCCGGAGAAGAAGACGAAGGTCACGCCAACTTCATGCCGCCTCGAGAAG AAATGGTCTCTGTGGCCCCAAAAGAGTCGCCAACGGCCAGCCTTCCTGGAGGCCCCTTCCCTGCCCCTGAGGATGCTTCCACACCATTCCCCATCCCTCGCACCTCCAGCCTGGCTCGGGCCAAGAGGCCATCCGTCTCCTTTGCTGAAGGTACTAAGTTTACGTCACAGAATGGCCGAGGCTCTGgggatctctccagccccatccgaAAACCCAAGAGACTCTCCAGAGGTGCTCAGTCACGTCCTGAAGGGCAGGAGGCCGAGGAGCTTGCAGGCCTAG